From a single Rhodomicrobium lacus genomic region:
- a CDS encoding APC family permease, which translates to MSTDSHAPRGSLKRDHLSFLDVVAQAIGIIAPSGTPAFVFLGVFATAGNALWLGYLFATLALLLLSFNITAFSRRSASPGALYTFAGQGLGAFWGSITGWALVIAYLFTAGAVVAGGVNYALVVLHSVFGPFADRIASVAIAAVLVAIAFYVAWRSIKLSTRLTLTLEAVTVIAILAISILWLVRAPNPVDTAQLRLDGVTADQVRLGLVLAFFSFVGFEGATVLGHEAKNPLRVIPRAVIVTVLSVGLFFVFTGYVLVASFQGAATGLDKVDAPLSVLATTVGLEPLGLLIAAGVAASFFASALGSINAGARIIYSLSRHGIIFNRAGDAHETHATPHVAVAISAAIAALLALPLIAAGIGLLDVFAYLGTIATLGFLTTYILVAIAAPVFLWSRGELRFHHVLVSVLSILLLTLPVLGVLYPVPDYPLNILPYVFLGLLLIGALQFIVLRWRSPAVLEVIQKDLADAAAPAAAAE; encoded by the coding sequence ATGTCTACGGACTCCCACGCGCCTCGCGGGTCGCTCAAGCGCGATCACCTGTCCTTTCTCGATGTCGTCGCTCAGGCCATCGGCATCATTGCGCCATCCGGCACACCGGCCTTCGTGTTTCTCGGCGTCTTCGCGACCGCTGGCAACGCGCTCTGGCTCGGCTATCTTTTCGCAACGCTCGCGTTGCTGCTTCTGTCGTTCAACATCACTGCGTTTTCCCGCCGCTCGGCATCGCCCGGCGCTCTCTACACCTTTGCGGGGCAGGGCCTTGGCGCCTTCTGGGGCAGCATCACCGGTTGGGCTCTCGTCATCGCCTATCTCTTTACTGCGGGCGCGGTCGTTGCGGGCGGGGTGAATTACGCCCTTGTGGTGCTGCACTCCGTTTTCGGCCCCTTCGCAGATCGCATCGCATCGGTTGCAATCGCCGCCGTTCTGGTCGCGATTGCTTTCTACGTGGCATGGCGAAGCATCAAGCTGTCCACGCGTCTCACGCTCACGCTCGAAGCCGTCACGGTCATAGCCATCCTCGCGATCTCGATCCTCTGGCTCGTCCGCGCGCCGAATCCCGTCGATACCGCTCAGCTTCGCCTCGATGGCGTGACGGCGGACCAGGTGCGGCTCGGCCTTGTGCTCGCCTTTTTCAGCTTCGTGGGCTTCGAGGGCGCAACTGTGCTCGGCCATGAGGCAAAGAACCCGCTGCGCGTCATTCCGCGCGCGGTGATCGTTACGGTCCTCTCCGTCGGCCTCTTCTTCGTCTTCACGGGCTACGTGCTCGTGGCCTCGTTCCAGGGCGCCGCAACCGGGCTCGACAAGGTCGACGCGCCGCTGTCCGTTCTTGCAACGACCGTTGGGCTCGAACCGCTCGGCCTCCTGATCGCGGCGGGCGTGGCGGCAAGCTTCTTTGCGTCGGCGCTTGGCAGCATCAACGCGGGCGCGCGCATCATCTACTCGCTCTCGCGTCACGGCATCATCTTCAACCGCGCGGGAGACGCCCATGAAACGCACGCGACGCCGCATGTGGCCGTGGCGATCTCGGCGGCCATCGCCGCGCTGCTTGCCCTGCCGCTGATCGCTGCGGGTATCGGGCTGCTCGACGTGTTTGCGTATCTCGGTACGATCGCGACGCTGGGCTTCCTCACCACTTACATTCTCGTCGCCATCGCAGCGCCGGTGTTCCTGTGGTCGCGCGGTGAACTCCGCTTCCATCATGTGTTGGTTTCGGTGCTGTCGATCCTGCTCCTGACATTGCCGGTCCTCGGCGTGCTTTATCCGGTGCCGGACTACCCGCTCAACATCCTGCCCTATGTCTTCCTCGGACTTCTGCTGATCGGTGCGCTTCAGTTCATCGTTCTCAGGTGGCGCTCGCCCGCCGTGCTGGAGGTCATCCAGAAGGATCTAGCCGACGCTGCGGCTCCGGCGGCGGCCGCCGAATAG